In Capsicum annuum cultivar UCD-10X-F1 chromosome 8, UCD10Xv1.1, whole genome shotgun sequence, the genomic window attttaacagGTTATGGATGAGAGTGATAGTGGCGGAAACATGCGATGGGTTCCGACAACAGTGAACATAGATGATCATGTCATAGTGCCCCATATAACCGATATTAATATGGAAAACGAGGAATTTGTCGAAGAGTATATATCAAACCTAAGCACAACAAATGTTGACATGTCGAAACCTCTATGGGATTTTCACATTCTCAACGTGAAAACATCTCATGCTGAGGCAACTTCTGTTTTTCGTATTCATCATTCTATTGGAGATGGAGTTGCCCTCATGTCCCTCTTACTCTCTTGTTTTCGGACAACTTTGGATCCTACTTGCTTGCCTTCTCTCCCAGATTTTTCTTCTTCGAAGGACAAATCGAATTTATCACTAAGCAAAAATAGGAAAAGAGTTTTGTGGCAGTACCTCGTTAAGTTGTGGCTGCTCATCAAACTTCTGTTGAATACAGTTGTTGACGTTTTGCTGTTTATAGCGACTGCGCTCTTCTTGAAGGACTCTCAATCACTTTTCACGACTACACAAGGATTTAATGCGTCTGCTCGTCAGAGATATATCTATCGGAGTGTTAGCTTGGACGACATTAAATTTATAAAGGATGTCACAAACGCAGTAAGCATATACATGAACTTTATAGTTATAGTCTGTTTTACCAAGCTAAAGAGAAACACTTTCTGACTTTTGAGAAACTTAGCCAAACATTATAATCTTTTCAATATTGATTTGAACTTTAAATTTGTTTCTGACCTACGCTcatctttccttttcatttttcttcccTCTTGTGAATTTTAGAAGGTTAACGATGTTGTACTGGGGATAATACAATCAGCTTTGTCTCGTTATATCCATCGAAGATACGGTAATTTAATCTCCTCAATTAGCTATATTGTATTATGCTTGTATCACCGAACGAAATAGCATATCATTAAAGTCAATAATAGGCATTAATAACCGATAAAATAAGTAAAcaaatagaatagaaaaataaatcttGTTACAAGACCTATAAATATCAAAGTAGGTGATAGTCATCCGGTTATTTTGCTATTTATTGGCTAAGGAATTCAGATTGAAAGTGATATATGCCTCGTGTTacgatgtatttttttttttgttttggaaatactCGTACACAAGTTAAGattaatgaaatataatatcCAATTTGAACTGGgtttaattttgaaagatgagGAGGTTAAAATGCTAATTAAAATTTCTATAATTTGTTTCTGCAGGCAAGAGTAAGTTTTCTCTAGAAGGAATGAGATGCAGAGCCAATGTTATAATGAATCTGAGACCAGCTTTTGGGGTCCAAGTGAGTATAATTCTTCATATCCACGTTAAAAATGAAAATCTTCCTACATTGGAGCTCTTCTCTTTCCCCCTGAAAAAAATTGGATGTTCATTTGGCATGAGTAGCCTACGATCCCTTAGTTGATGTCTGCGCTACTAACTGCCCGCTAGATTTTTCATTTGCCAATGAATTGGATCCACCCCGATTCGATCCATAATGGGACTTTGGCTAAACGCCTAGCCCAACTTGATCGGTCAGTTGGCTCACTGATTACAGGGATTTCAGTTAGATAATTGCTCAAGAATTTATGCACAATGGTGTTATTGCAATGTAAAaatatcatattatatatatgttcctGATAGTTACTTTCATATACACATGACCATATATGGCAGGCTGTAGCTGAAATGATTGAGAAGAATGCTTCAGTGATACAAGGAAATTGTTTTGGCTTTGTCTTGATTCCATTAACTATAGCCCAGATAGAGAATCCTCTTGATTATGTTCGCAAAGCTAAGACATTAATGGATCGAAAGAAGCATTCCCTTGAGTCACAGTGCACCTTTTACGCTGCACAGCTTTTCCTCAAGTTCTTTGGCTATAAGGTAATCAAATTCTTCCCCTTACACCTTTAAGTTACCaagatttttcttaattttttatttttttttgcattggCCCCTGGCATGTAGGGTGCGGCAAAACTTGCTCAAAGAGTTCCCTACCAAACAACACTAGCCCTTTCAAACGTAATCGGTCCGCATGAAGAAATTTCTTGCGCAGGCCATCCATTGGAATTCGTTGCCCCAACATGTTCTGGCTATCCCACTGTAAGTGTCTTCCGTCAATCAATCAAACAATTATTTTCTCAATTACAAACGTATTTAGATCAGTTATATGAATCTTCTACATATTGTAGGGGATAATGGTTCACGTGTGTAGCTATGCCAAGAAGTTGACATTTACTATAGCGGTTAATGAAGGTATAGTTCCAGATCTGAATCAGCTTGGAGATGATTTCATCGATTCATTTATGCTTATCAAAGAGGCTGCTGATCTCGCAAAATTGGGAACTAAAGTTGACTAGCTCATTACACAGTTGAAAGCTCCTCAACAAAACGTAGCTTGACAGACGTGGTCCTATATATAATGATGATTAATGACTACCTTATGATATATGGACTTGTCGCTCAAAATTTATATAGTATTAcataatcaaaaaaaatatatatatatatcacaactTGACAGACGtggtcctatatatatatatatgatgattaatGATTACGTTATGATATATAGACTTAACGCTCAAAATTTATATATTGAGTACTATGTAATATGGTAGTAGTATTATTGTAACGAAATAAAATTGTTATCCTTGTGTACCAATGTTGTTGTCAAAAGTAATACTATACTTCCTAGGTtcctaataattaaaaaaatgactgCAACAAtttgagtcattaattaaaactAGAAGAGCAAATTAAACATACTTTGAATGCTGTTAAAATAATTTTGCAAGAAAAACGACTTGTGCTTATGGAGCATGAAACCAACAAACGGAAGAC contains:
- the LOC107879756 gene encoding wax ester synthase/diacylglycerol acyltransferase 11-like, whose amino-acid sequence is MEGGGEKMILKPIQIPKNLNENGGEEEAILLSPSSRMFHEPSYNVYVLAIMGWKVPIDVDSIKAELQSKMLKHPRFSSLQVMDESDSGGNMRWVPTTVNIDDHVIVPHITDINMENEEFVEEYISNLSTTNVDMSKPLWDFHILNVKTSHAEATSVFRIHHSIGDGVALMSLLLSCFRTTLDPTCLPSLPDFSSSKDKSNLSLSKNRKRVLWQYLVKLWLLIKLLLNTVVDVLLFIATALFLKDSQSLFTTTQGFNASARQRYIYRSVSLDDIKFIKDVTNAKVNDVVLGIIQSALSRYIHRRYGKSKFSLEGMRCRANVIMNLRPAFGVQAVAEMIEKNASVIQGNCFGFVLIPLTIAQIENPLDYVRKAKTLMDRKKHSLESQCTFYAAQLFLKFFGYKGAAKLAQRVPYQTTLALSNVIGPHEEISCAGHPLEFVAPTCSGYPTGIMVHVCSYAKKLTFTIAVNEGIVPDLNQLGDDFIDSFMLIKEAADLAKLGTKVD